One Ranitomeya variabilis isolate aRanVar5 chromosome 4, aRanVar5.hap1, whole genome shotgun sequence genomic window, tttggttaggaaacattttttcaactaataatattttattttgtatctttttttatgctctaaaagtgtgcacttacttattaacctatgacactaaatgtatgtatcggccgtgttgatccagaggaaggcgaaaaccccctgtgaggaatcggccaattatcctcatatcagggggaaaaattccttcctgaccccaaatacggcgatcagaatgaatcccaagatcaaaggctgatacctaacctgtgtaatgtacctaacctgtgtaatatacctgtcatgtaaaaaaatatatgtttctttacttggactaattattatctataggaactattttttcttttaagtaagaacattttattttattataacttttttgtgctactagtgtgtgattctacttattaatctattatactaaacctatttaaggccgtgtagatccagaggaaggcgaaaaccccctatgaggaatgggccaattgtcctcatattagagggaaaaattccttcctgaccccaaatatggcgatcagattaaatctcaggatcagaagccgatctatgtcctacatctatgtgctgatatgtactgtgctatgtgtgtgcctgtactgatgatgtagtgtggggacctgcactgaccatgtagtgtgggtgatgtgtgatgggtgcgatacttaccaggcctatgctaaggtgagttcagggataatggccgctccttacatgctgctgctcagcggccccaggactgaaaggtgcgactattgttcctgaactcaccagatggaaacttagcacaggccgctcctggggtagaagatcttcgggctggagggatgttagatgccagcccaggaggtcaggggtctggggcagcaatggcagtggtccggcatgaagatggtatagagagagatgatgttgaagggcagccgaggtgacgtacagcagcagagaagtgaggcacgggtcaggaggcatgaagttctgggcagttggcacgggctcatcctgcaagacataagaggaagacaggaaatctatctaccggatcttatgttatattaggggaatggtctttataatgaaccattctgctatataacatcagatacaatgtactgacataataggtgtcctgtgtgtacatcggtcactcaccagatggtcgtgaattctttcacagtccagatcttttcatccacctaagaaaaatagaaacataaagtcactgtcagaaaaagtgaaaaaaggtaaGATCGATGGTGATGATTACCACAATGAGAGAACAGCACCTGGTGAGTGTTATCCACAGAGGAGGAGATACTTACCGGGCCCAGCTTGGTGACACGTACGTAAATCCGGCCACGGGGTGAAGGACTGTGTGCTCCAGCCACTGCAGATGgtggttctccagaactggcctgaatggtgtaaatggtggctctactctcctttcctccagatcctcccagccgatggtggtaaagaatggatgctctctgatgttcccgctcacacccaggcgtgtctgagggtctttgcgcagcagcttcttgatgagatgtttcacgtcagcatcaagccaagttggaaattttggcttctcgttgatgatggatttgaaagccatttgcatgacggggccgttgtaaaatggatatcgccctgctgccatcctgaacaccacaatccccaggctccaccagtccactgctgcgccataccgttttctacgatgcacctcaggggccatgtaatggaaagtgcccgtcactccagagatgtttttggaggaggagacgccatcttgggcaagcccaaggtcgatgatacggatgtggccatctgcatccaacatgatgttatccggctttaggtcactgcaatgaaagaagaaaacaaaataagaaatctgtccagTGATACAAGAGATGGAAAATCGGTCACTACAAAATATGGCAGAATAGGGGGCAGGACACCAGGGAAGCCGGGGGCCATATCTACAGCttgtaaaggggacagagagaaggaggaaagttctgcttaccggtggacgatgttgtgtccgtggaggaactggaggccacttaccatctctgctgtgtagaatctgatggagagaacagagtgcagaatcaatgtcatgaaatccttctctggcaatccccaaataccatggcaccccacctcctgcttccagcaccctaaatatatgccctgccagtgcttccctagctgcaccccgacctcaggttttttccctttctcttagttctcttttaggtacattctctgctttctcacctcacattgccgatgttcaggcagccgcacatcct contains:
- the LOC143765219 gene encoding protein kinase C delta type-like codes for the protein MATTGRGEESEKRSEEKGREEKRKREEDSVTGLKKKRRRDNSGLEEPTPGCSGDPGSSGPYARLNISRFNIHQVLGRGAFGKVVLASVPGSNINVAVKMITKRDNEDTILRERRILLAARHCPFLCHLYDAHQSRHRAYFIMEYLSGGSVEDLIRMCGCLNIGNVRFYTAEMVSGLQFLHGHNIVHRDLKPDNIMLDADGHIRIIDLGLAQDGVSSSKNISGVTGTFHYMAPEVHRRKRYGAAVDWWSLGIVVFRMAAGRYPFYNGPVMQMAFKSIINEKPKFPTWLDADVKHLIKKLLRKDPQTRLGVSGNIREHPFFTTIGWEDLEERRVEPPFTPFRPVLENHHLQWLEHTVLHPVAGFTYVSPSWARWMKRSGL